Below is a window of Dromiciops gliroides isolate mDroGli1 chromosome 5, mDroGli1.pri, whole genome shotgun sequence DNA.
TCATATATCTTGCATGACATTTAGATCTGTGATTACTGAAACAACCAGTCAAGTGATGCTTTTCATTATGCTATGTCTATTGAATGGATGGTTGATGGCACTCAAAAGTGATTCCTTGGAATGTTGGGTTGATAAACAAAGGAGAGCTGTGCATCGATTATATTAGGTCCTACTATGAAGCAGACTTTGCAAGGGACTGCAAAATTTTGAACCTGGGGAGAAATATCACAGTCAGAAAAGGTCTGGGCTAGCTGCCAAGAAAGGAGGACCAAGTCCCTAAAAACCCTGTGGCTTGTATTACTGGCCAGCATAAGATAGGGGAGGGGGCCTTTAATGTGACATCAGGACCAACAGTGGAGTTTTCCAATATTGCTGgatgttttttaatctctctggagaaagggaaatgaaagaagaGTGGGAATTAGAGTGCAGTGGTAAGACAGCCTCAGTCGTGTAAGATCAGTGGTAGCAACATCAGAAAGTCCCAGGAGACTAACTCTAAGCCTTAGAGGAACTAGAGGCTTTTCCTTTCCCTGacttgaattatttaaaaatatatatatatactagcaGAGAGTGAATGAATGCTGGCTTCTCAGAGAAACCCCTGGAACAATGGTGACTCTACTCCACTCTCTTTCTCTTGCCACTTTTTATTGCCATAATAATGGgcctactgtatacaaaacactGAACTCAAACTTCCCCTAATTAACCATTTCTGAGCCCAATAAATACAAGATTACTCTTTCTTCCCAGGATGATTTGCTCATTCACACTCCTGTCAATCTTTCTGGGAAAGGAAAATGCAAAGGCTGACCAGGAAATGGAGAAACAAGTAAAATGAACCTTCCTCTATTTACATAGCCATAGCTTATCACCCTTGGGTCACTGGTAACTGAAAGAAAATGCAATTAATCCCctcataaagggctttaaaagaatGACAAGGTGTACCCAGATGGCAGCCACCAACTGGAAAGGGGTCCTGAAGATTCACTTTCTCCTGCCACAGGAAAACCCATAGAAaaaattatctctcatggatTTTTTTATTGGTAGAGATTCACCAAGAGATTTTGGAAAATGGTATCAAGAGGGCAAAGATAGTTTACTATTAAGagtttatcaggggcagctaggtggcacagtggatagagcactggccctggagtcaggaggacctgagttcaaatctggcctcagacacttaacacttactagctgtgtgaccctgggcaagtcacttaaccccaattgcctcactaaaaaaaaaaaaaaaagaaaaagagtttatCAGGACCATCTATGTGGCTGTAAGTCAAGCCTTCTGGTGAGGTTATAAAGAGTGTGACTAGTGTGGAGGGTGTGTcagaaaggaaaggcagtgatatTTGGCTTATGTGGTTAAAGTAAGGTCCCTGTGACATAGGCTAGGCTAGTTTTTCCCGGAATAGTAATGAAACTGTCCTGGAGACTGTGTTGGCCCAGAGGCTTACTTTAATAAGGCTCAGGCCAAAGACATAGATTCCAAGTGGCCTAAATACAAAAACCCTTCAAGTGCTGAGATGCGGAGATGTCTCTGCATGCCCTATTAGCAGTGCCTTTGTCTTTTTTATAAGCTTCTGCACAAGAGAAATGGATGGATAAGCTATTCTAataatcttttaaagaaaatcaactatattgaaatacagttacatatattacacatacacatgcacacatacttaTGTCACAGATAATGAGGGTTCAGTTCCATACATGTGATAAGTTTCTATGTCACACAAAGAGAGTTGAATCAGGCCTTGGCATATCAGGAAGTACAGTCCACTGGAAAGTTGTCTGGAAATGATAAAGGGAATagggatgggatggatggatggatggatggatggatggatggatggatggatggatggatggatggatggatagataaatatagataaacacacacaacaaacacatatatttttatggtTTGAAGAGAGTCTCTCTCCAAAATAGCTCTTCCATACAGTCCCTTCACCCTTTACCAGTTTCAGATACCTCCCAGTGGACTGTACTTTCTGGTATATCAATGACTAATTCCATTCTCTTTATGTGAaaagaaacttactatctgtgtggaaCTGAAGCCTCCATTTTCTCTGATGCTGGCTCCTCCCTTCTCTGTGTGACACTAAATCCTGTAATTATTTGCATCTCAGCAAAGAGCTGTTGGTCTTTCATCCACTAAATGACATTTATTGCCCAAGTTACTGAGAAAACTACAATCCTGGGGTCTGAACTAGAAGCAAAGAGCAgacaaatttggaaaaaaaaaaacaattgcaaGACCGACCCTCAAGAATTTCTGAGCACTCTGGACAGAGACAGGAGTGCAAGCAAgtcagagaagggcaaaagacagaCACTGTGGAGAAGGTGGTATCTATATGTGCTTATTTACCTCAGATCAGAGAAGCTGGAGGACAGGAACAGACTGCAGATAGACAGAGAGATTACAAAGAGTGGggaaatccagctgcagacatgCTGAACtcacttcaattcttttttttgtttatggcCTTCAGTGAGTTCATTCTCGGGGTTTGGGGCCATGGCTTTCTTGGGCTTATCAATTGCATCCACTGGATCAAGAGGAACAAGATTTCCTTGTCTGATTTCATCATTATGAATCTAGCCTTCTCCAGGATCTTCATGCAATGTGTGCTCATTTTTGACGGTGTTACCTTGATGCTCTATCCTAATTTCTATTATCAAATGCTATTAAGTATAATTCGGGAAATTAGCTGGGTCTTTAGTAACTATTTAAATATGGGGCTAGCCACCTGCCTCAGTGTCTTCTACTGCCTGAAGATTGCCACTTTCTCCCACCCAGCTTTCCTCTGGCTTAAGAGGAGAATTTATCAGGTAGTTGCCTGCATTCTGCTGGGCAATgtactcttctctttcttcagtaCAGTGATGGTGATCCAGAAATTCAGTATACGTTTTGGCTTCCTAAAGTGAGACTCATTACAAACTACACTGAAAAtgttggaagaaaggaaagagaattttaTGTCTTCCACTTTCTTAGTTTCCTGTGGACACTTATACCATTCATTATATCCCTGTTTTCCTGTCTCTTACTCATCCTCTCCCTGAGGAGGCATACGAGGATGATGCGTCACCAAGTCACTGTCCCCAGAGACGTGAACACTGAGGCCCACGTGAGAGCCACCAAAGTAATgtgttccttcctcctcctctttgtcttttattttctccttttcttcatggGGACAACAAGCATTTTCCTGAAAAACACCAAgctgataataattattatccaGTTGGCCGCCCCTGTCTTTCCCTCTATCCACACATTTATCCTCATtctgcaaaacaaaaacctgagcaGGCATTCCTGAAGCTGCTGTGGTTGAAGAGAGCTGAATAAAAGGTGGGGTCAGGGTATCCTTTACTCCCTAGTataagagggggaggaggggaaagcagTAGAGGTTCTACAAGTCCTTTAGAATTCTACTATTCCAGGTAGTTAAGTGGCATAGAAAGTAGAGCATTGGACCTAcaggcaggaagacttgagttccaattctaCCTAAGACACATACtaactacatgaccctgggcaagtcgtttaacctctgcctgcctcattttcctcatctgcaaaatggagatgataatatttatacctacccacagggttgttgtgagaataaaatgagaaaatgcttaaagatctttgcaaaccttaaaatgctacataaatgccagctactattaatattatcattatttaaatatatatgtacatttggtaaagtttttctttacataaaactaactttttaaatgtttttaagacattcaataaaatctaaattttatttcaaaaggtTGTGTTTGGTATGCAATCACTCAAATATCTTACataatatagatagatgatagataacatatacatatatagattaaATATATAGAGGACAAAGGTTTTCCCTTTGGGAGCAGAACAGTTTACTATGGAGTTCCAATATTTGGACAATACTCATGATAGGGTGATCAGTGATCACAGACAAAGACTAATGCCTTTAAAATAGGCAGATGTCAGTCATATCAGGTTCCCATATATTAGATATTTGGAAAGCTGCAGAGACATAAAGGGAATTTTGAGGAGAagttgttggggtgggggggaggtagaGGATGGATAATAATTATACCATCTctcatttatctagtgctttataAAGTGGCTTCATCAAATCAATGCTGGGAGGTAAATAGTACAAGTCTGTTTATCCCAAGGTAATACCAGGTGACCAGGAAGCTGGGGCTCATATAGAACGGACAGCCTGGAGGCTGTCCCTGATAGGATCacgtttttttctctttgacttgttGCTCCCATGTAAAGTGAAAGGAAACTTTCCAGCATGCTCACCATATAGCTGGTTTCTAAGCTTCACCAGATGTGAATGAAAGTGGTCCCCAGTTTCTGCATATGTACTCATGGTAGCAATGCCTTTAATCTTTATTCATCCCACAGAAATGCAGACAACACCAAGAACTCATAGGAGTTCATAAACAGATACAAACAAACCCATACAAACGCATGCAAAAAACCCTCAAATGACCCATAAACTCCCTCCAGGAGGGAACTGAAAAGAGGTGACTATTGGGGCAACCCTTGACATTCCACTGAGTGTTCTTCCCCACAGAGTCTAACATTGTTACCACTCTCCACCAAAACTTAAAGTACCACCTTATAATTTAGAATCCTCCTAgggaaaaaaagtgtgtgtgtgtgcatgtatgtgcctatgtatacgtgtatatgtTATAAATAggtgtttgtacatatatgtgtgtgtatatacacacgggtgcatgcacacatatacagagagagagctACTAAAGCTAACAATCCCTTTCCCACTGGACCTGTAATATCTCAATAATTAATTTACTGCTCTCCAAGCAGGATGCTGTGCAAAAATATGTGCCTGATactcttctttctccaagagCCATGCTACATCAGAAGATCCTCTTGTCCTCAAAAGGTCTGACCTCAGGGACTCCTGGGTCATgtggaacaacaaaaaaatggaggTCGCAGACATTTTCTGCAATTCCTACTGACCTGGAGGGgagcggggcggggcgggggggtggggtaaGATGTGCCAGAGGTAGAGCAAATCACAGCTGAATTCATGGAGAAATAAAGCAAAATGCCCAACCAGGTAAGTTCTGAATTAATAGTGAAAATGCTGACCCAATCACATCCAttccatgcccctcccccaccagtcTTCAGCCTACTTCAGGGCACACAAACCATATCAGCATAAACTGACTCATAGGCTTAGGTTTTGCATTTCCTTCCTGCTACAGAGAGCCTACAGGCACACTTATGTCCACTCCCCCGGTCTTCACTGGATGCCACCCTTCACTCTCCAGACTTCTTTTTTCTACTATAACCCAATAGCCTTCTTGCCCCGAAAGATCACTCCTCTCCTGCAACCTTTTTTCTACTTGGTCCGTTCCTCCCAGAACCTTACATTTGAAGGAAAGTGCCCAAGTCAGTCATCTTCACTCCTTCATTCCTCTGTAGACTCTACTACTAACTCTCTGGAATTCCTTATCCAACACACTCCAACATGGTCACTTTCCTTCCAATCCCCTATTTAGTTTTATGTGTTGCCTTACcccattgtaagctccttgagagcaggaattggtTCTCTTCTTGATCATGCTTATATTCTTgtcacttatcacagtgcctagcacatagcacttaataaagacttattgACTTGTTAACCTAACCCTGTGTTTCTTCTACTAACCTCCCGCTATACGCAGCAGACTTTTGACTCTGACTAGCCAtgtgaaggagaggggaaggaataggaagagacagagatgagctTCCTTTTACCTGGGGTAGATCCTAGGTTAGGAACCCACCTCACCTTCCCCTAACCCTACAAAAACCTGAGGATGATAAGGCCAGTCAGAGaactaaaaaatggaaagaactgtGGCAAAGGGCCAGAATAAATAGCTACACTGGGccagaaggaaaaggaactaGAATCCTGCTGAGAGCAGTGCTGGCTCCCCAGAAACTTGAAGTATGGTCAGAGGTTGGTGAAATGGGGAAAAGTCAGAAAATGAgtgagaaaataatataaaataaaataaaatcatccaAAAGCTCAAGAAAGATAATTCAATCAAAAACCTAGAATACAAGCAGACAAATCAACAGAGAGGATATTAAAATTAGAAGGATGAATGCCAAAACATCTAAAAGATTACAACCCTCTAAATAAATAatactagaaaaagaacattGAGCCAATTTTTGATGAAACACAGAATCCTATAGACTACTAAGAGAgcaaagaacaaaagcaaaatattacagaataattcaaaaaagaaattaaaagattaaGAGAAGTTAGAAGGAAACACATGTCAGAATATATGGCCTGCACAGTAAAAATACTTAACAGAATAGAACACCTTGAATCCATGTTGGCAAAGAAGTACTGGTGAGAGTGTAAGAGAAAAACAGATTTGGAATACAAGTGCACTAAAGCGAAAGATCATGTAGAAGATGTGCAAAAGGAAATAATGCTAACAAAAATCATGATCTCTATTATAAGCAAAAGTCAAtgatctcaaagacaggatgCACAAAGACATTTAAGAATCATATGTCTCCAAGAAAAACATGGCAAATAGGAAAATCAGAATATCATAATGCTGAAAATAATGTAAGAAAACTactcagaacttctgaacacagaaaagaaaCGGATTAATCAAAAGAGTCCACACATTACCTCTAAAAAATAATCCTTTCTCCAAAATTTGAGACAGATACTAATTGACTTTAATAAttcaaataaccaaaaaaaaaaaattcaggtggCCAGGGGaaaaaccttcaaatataaaggagaGGAAATTTAAATATCACATGACTATTCTGCACCCACTAGAAACTGCAGAAGGGAATGTAATAATATATTCCTAAAAGCAAAGGCACTCAAGACACAAACCATAATGATGTGTCCTACAAAGTTGAACCCAATTGTCAATGAAAAAagatattcaggggcagctaggttgcacagtggataaagcacccatccctggattcaggaggacctgagttcaaatgtggcttcagacacttgacacttagtagctgtgcgaccctgggcaagtcacttaaccccaatcgcctcaccaaaaaaagaaaaagaaaagaaaaaaaagaaaaaagatattcaATTGAAGAAAGGCATTTGTagcattcctgaaaaaaaaatatggtctgATCAACAAATTCTGAAACTTCAACTAAGTAAGCATACACATCTCCTGCCGTATGCTTCTGGTAGAAATctcttttgtttctgactgctgCTATCTCTTGAGCTGGGAAAGCCTGTTCCCAGGAATTTGGGTTTATGATCTGTATTCAGAAGCAATGGGCAAAAACAAGTAACTACCATGTACACCTACTCCCAAAGAAGCTATTCTAGCTCCTCAATACAGGATGCTGTACTCAAGCACaggtctctctttccttcctccacacACACCCATCCTGAACCTAGGTTCGCTCTATTACATGATAATCTCTCCTTTTAAAGAACAAGCCATTCTGTTACTGACTGAAAGGGAGAGCAGCAACTGTGACAACTGTCCATCCTCCTGAGTCTTGTCCAGCAGTGCAAGACTATCCTGCGTCCTCTCAACGGCCATACCTACACTCCAAGGAGAGGTGTTAATCAAGTGCTTGTAAACAAAAGCTGACATCCTGTAAGattacatcaggatgactgggggATTCATCAGCTTGGTTAGGGACTCTCTGGTCAGCAACACTTATGTTAAATagcaaataataatataatgaaggggcagctaggtggcgcagtggatagagcacagaccgtggattcaggaggacctgagttcaaatccggcctcagacacttaacaattactagctatgtgaccttgagcaagtcacttaaccccattgccttacccaaaaaataatataataatataatgaggAAATTTAAAGGTGAGCAGCTAGACGGCATTATTCAGATGACTTAGAAGGGCTCGCTACAACACCTAGGGAAAGTAGCAGGGAGGGTGCCATTCACTCTGTCTAGGACTATGATGGACCAGCGAGGAATCAATATACATCTCCTGCTgtactttttcatttatattatacttaCCAGTGTATATCGCTTAATCCATCCTCcctctaccaaaaagaaaaaaagaaattatttaattgTGCCATCAGATAGTAAATCAGTCACCTATCCAGATAAAGGTGCAGATCAAGGACCCTGGGCAATAGATAGAATATTTATtccaggaaaaataataataataacaaactcCCCCTGCTGGCTTTTGCtagttttatacatataaattatgCTCATTgtcaaaatgaaaaaagtaaaggaactcactaaaaagaaaattaatttggaatgaatgctttttcatgataggaatatatatgtacatgtgcctAAAATCTTTGGCATGAATGGGTCAGAGTagtgagagaaaggggaaggcaaCTGAGAAGCTTGGGGCATAATGGTATTGTGAAAAGAGTTCTGTCTGAGAAATCAGACAACCTGCCTTCATGTCCTGGCTCTCCTAGAGCTAGCTGTACAACTttggtttggattttttgttttgctttaaaaaaaaaaaactttaccaaATCGGatcaggaaggaaacaagcatttattaagttattatctcattttatcttcacaacaacactgggaggtaggtgctattcccattttacagttgagcaaactgaaaCCTACAGAGATAAAGTGAGTTGGCCAGGATTGCATAACTTAGTAATTGActagggctgaatttgaactcaggtttacctgactccaggcccaagaaaatttgctcagggtcacacagctagtatgtgtcagaagtaggacttgaacccaggtctttctgactctgaggctagtTCAGAGTGACCCAGAGTATATGGTTTACTCAGAATCTCACCTTCCTTGTGTgttaaatgaaggagttgaactagaaAATTTAtgagggttgtttttgttgttgttgttgtttttagctcTTAAAAACCCTTTAGTTTAAGACTCAGATAGGAAGAGACTGAAGTCCTGGGCAATACTCTTGCTGGGGTCCCTTAGAAGACTAGAGGTGGTGAAGAAGAGTCCaatctgggcatttttttttaagtaacacaGTATGAAGAATGGTAATTTGTGCCTTTAGAAGTCAGAACATTTTATAAGGGATTTTAGGTGATGGAAAACTCTTATTTATTGCCTGTTTGTAATCTTCCCTTCCTAAGGCCTTGCCCtggtccatcttccactcagcttctggcttccagcttgaAGAGTGGATGGATGGTTCCAAGCTCTgctggaggaagagaaagactgGGAAGAAGGTAACACTTAGAGGACCAGGGCCTAGAGCACATTGTTGTTCCCAGTTTGTATCCTCTTAGGATGAGATAAGGCGTTCCTCTCTTCatcatctttctctctgtctctctgtccctatcactcttgtctctctctgtgcatgtttgtgtctctgtctctctctctctgtctgtctatctgtgtctctcccttcttcctctctgtcaCATACAAATGCCAGGCTTACAACCCTGATTACACATAGGTCCAGTCAGTCCATGTCATGCCCTCTACTCACTAAACCCCAGGGGCTCACTATGATCCCCAAGATCAAACATagactcctctgtttgacatttaagggTTTGCACGCCCTagacccttcctctctctccagtTTCCTCATACTTTATTGCCCCCATCCTGTAGAATGTGGCTGCATCAATGGATTAGCTGTCCCTAGTCATGACACTCTATGGATCCTCCCCATGCATTTACGTTGCATGTCACCTGCATCTGCACTACTCATCCTCTTTCACCTCCACCCCTtggtttccttggctttcttccaGACTCAGACAGGACCTCCTGGGTGCAGGGCTGAGAGTCTGAgaagaggcaggagggaggggtgaaCTATGAGAATGCCCTCCCGGGAACCAAGTTCACGGGGCTGTTGGGATGGAGAGGCCTGACCCAGACCAGACTGGCCCTGCTGCTCCAGAAGAAGGTTCTACCATGACCTCAGCATGGAGAGCAAGACCGTGGCCCAGGAGTGGCTGATGCAGACACAGGTCTCTCTCCCCACAGGCCTGACACTTCAGGGACCAGCTTCCCTACActcagaaaagatactggagacaCCATGCTTCATATATTAGCAGTACATTTATTTGAGCATTTAGAGGGGATTCCAGGATGATATCGTACAAACCTTCTAAGAATAGGAGAACAAAGGCCCTGTCAGATCCTTAGTGATTTCTTAGGGTATTGAGAGAGAACAATATAAAAAACAGAGCACCTAGTGGTGGATTGGGTCCATTCTGAGGGCttttaaggagggaaagaaaagggggaggttAAAAGAAATACACTACtgcagaaaggagaaaggaggggtaGAACTTGGTAGTCCTCATAATTGGAGTGTGCAGAAAAAAGCCTACAAACTTGAAAAAAGGAGTGGAGTTGGTGGGAATGTGGTAGAAAAGAAGTgggcttcagggggcagctaggtggcacagtggataaagcactggccttggattcaggaggacctgagttcaaatccaacctcatacatttgacacttaccagctgtgtgaccttgggcaagtcacttaaccctcacttccccacaaaacattttttaaacaagaaaagaAGTAGGCTTCGGATGAACCCCACTCTTAGTTGAAATGGACAGGGTTGAAAACCCACACTATTTAGTATAGGAAGATATCAAACTCAAAAGAGAAACAAGCAGAGATGGGCAAGGAAGGGATAAAGTGTGGTTAATACTGAGGAGAGAATagccacaaacaaaacaaatttcctcatcCTGAAAGGTGggtcaaaaggagaaaaaagaaaatcaagtaaTGAGAAACTGGAagctacccatcaattggggaatgattgaacaagttatgatctgtaaatggaatggaatagtaGTCAGGTGTATTAGTGATAAaagagacaatttcagaaaatTCTGGACGGTATAAAATTATACagagtgaattgaacagaactaggagaacagttTGCATGTAGACAAACAGTCCTGCGAAGAAAAACAACTCctaaaaacttaagaactcaGAAATGCAATAATCAGTCTGGTCTCTAGAGGGCCTACGATGAAACTGTTCACCCTCCTCCTGACAGGGAGGTGATAAACtatagaaaaagatatattttggGTCACGATCACTACGGAGGTTCATTTTATTTGACCAGGCTCTTTTGTTAcatgaggttttctttttctctgtttttaattGGGAGGattagagggggaaggggagtttAGTAATAgtgatgtccaaaaaaaaaagagctattgaaactttatttttgactacatagaaggaaacagaagttaagaACCAAGTTAAGATAAGCAggaaatttttgaaaataatgtgtGGAAATTATtatacacttttttaaaaaagcaagtggTATGAAAAGGGACATTCACGGGTTTTATACAATCCTCCTTTTGTGTTCTCTCATGTAGAAAAACTTATGAGGCTTGTTtgattaaaaagttaaactataTCTACAACTTTCCCCTCCCTGCTAGTCTAATAACCCTGTCAAGAAAAGACAGTAAattaggggggggcagctaggtagcac
It encodes the following:
- the LOC122728784 gene encoding LOW QUALITY PROTEIN: taste receptor type 2 member 7-like (The sequence of the model RefSeq protein was modified relative to this genomic sequence to represent the inferred CDS: inserted 2 bases in 2 codons), producing the protein MLNSLQFFFLFMAFSEFILGVWGHGFLGLINCIHWIKRNKISLSDFIIMNLAFSRIFMQCVLIFDGVTLMLYPNFYYQMLLSIIREISWVFSNYLNMGLATCLSVFYCLKIATFSHPAFLWLKRRIYQVVACILLGNVLFSFFSTVMVIQKFSIRFGFLKXRLITNYTENVGRKEREFYVFHFLSFLWTLIPFIISLFSCLLLILSLRRHTRMMRHQVTVPRDVNTEAHVRATKVMCSFLLLFVFYFLLFFMGTTSIFLKNTKLIIIIIQLAAPVFPSIHTFILILQNKNLXQAFLKLLWLKRAE